One window of the Triticum dicoccoides isolate Atlit2015 ecotype Zavitan chromosome 3B, WEW_v2.0, whole genome shotgun sequence genome contains the following:
- the LOC119278280 gene encoding V-type proton ATPase catalytic subunit A-like: MRVHQDLLHQSFLRIHLFLQDSFVVCLMHPLVLGGTCAIPGAFGCGKTVISHALSKYSSSEAVVYVRCGERTNEMAWVLMDLPQLTMTFPNRREEFVMKRTTLVSNASNMPVAAREASIYTGCSVSFSLRFC, translated from the exons ATGCGTGTACACCAAGACCTGTTGCATCAAAGCTTTTTGCGGATACACCTCTTCTTACAGGACAGCTTTGT CGTGTGCTTGATGCATCCCTTGGTTCTTGGAGGAACATGTGCTATTCCTGGTGCTTTTGGTTGTGGAAAAACTGTTATTAGTCACGCACTTTCCAAG TACTCCAGTTCTGAAGCTGTGGTTTATGTGAGATGTGGTGAAAGAACAAATGAGATGGCTTGGGTTCTCATGGACTTGCCCCAATTGACAATGACGTTCCCCAACAGACGTGAAGAGTTTGTCATGAAGAGAACAACATTGGTTTCTAACGCGTCTAACATGCCTGTCGCTGCTCGTGAAGCCTCCATTTATACAG GATGCTCTGTCAGCTTTTCGTTGAGATTCTGCTAA
- the LOC119279919 gene encoding uncharacterized protein LOC119279919, with amino-acid sequence MSTRGEMCPRRRRTSPPPASLPDDDDLLREILLRLPSRPSSLPRASLVCKHWRCLVADPQFQRCFRDHHGKPPLLGFFVNDVYHPSPFVPMLDRPDRIPGARFSMPLHKGNRIIDCRHGLVLLLSSRQKTGPPIRLFVWDPVAREQRRVILPPELDRYHMFIFNGAVLRSARGHGHFQVALVAHYVLAGNPTRVFACLYSSENGIWSNINSLQLQKFEATPEESSTLSGNSICWLNHVVGHDNSRRYVILELDLDRQSLAVTELPPQIEADYAYKLRIMPAEDGGLGFIVLSGLQLHAQLWKRKPDSDGLAVWVLDRTIEFKGLPSNREGYYLCLVGFAEESNAILLKLGLCFFMVYLQSMELKKLSKMNFLGRHYPFEYCYAAGQRE; translated from the exons ATGAGCACGCGAGGGGAGATGTGTCCTCGGCGCCGCCGCACCTCTCCGCCGCCTGCCTCTCTGCCAGACGACGACGATCTGCTCCGTGAGATTCTCCTCCGCCTTCCCTCGCGGCCTTCCTCCCTCCCCCGGGCATCCCTCGTCTGCAAGCATTGGCGCTGCCTCGTCGCCGATCCCCAATTCCAACGCTGCTTCCGCGACCACCACGGCAAGCCTCCTCTGCTTGGCTTCTTCGTCAACGATGTATATCACCCGTCTCCGTTTGTCCCAATGCTAGATCGACCAGATCGCATCCCCGGCGCTCGCTTCTCCATGCCTCTCCACAAGGGCAACCGCATCATCGACTGCCGCCATGGACTTGTACTTCTCCTTAGCTCAAGGCAAAAAACAGGGCCGCCGATCCGCCTATTTGTGTGGGACCCCGTCGCCCGCGAGCAACGCCGCGTGATCCTCCCACCAGAGCTAGACCGCTACCATATGTTCATCTTCAACGGGGCGGTGCTTCGCTCTGCCCGCGGTCACGGCCATTTCCAGGTGGCCCTGGTAGCCCATTACGTACTTGCTGGTAATCCTACAAGAGTTTTCGCATGCCTTTACTCGTCGGAGAACGGCATATGGAGCAATATCAACTCACTGCAGCTGCAAAAGTTTGAGGCCACACCAGAAGAATCCAGTACTTTGAGTGGGAATTCCATTTGCTGGTTAAATCATGTGGTGGGTCATGACAATAGTCGTCGGTATGTCATACTTGAGCTGGATCTGGATAGGCAAAGCCTAGCTGTGACAGAGCTGCCACCACAAATAGAAGCCGACTATGCCTACAAGTTAAGGATTATGCCCGCGGAGGATGGTGGGCTTGGCTTCATCGTTCTCTCAGGGTTGCAGTTGCACGCCCAATTATGGAAGAGAAAGCCTGATTCTGATGGTTTGGCTGTATGGGTGCTCGACAGAACTATTGAATTCAAGGGGCTCCCTTCAAATCGGGAGGGATACTACCTCTGTTTAGTGGGGTTTGCCGAGGAGAGTAATGCAATCCTTTTAAAGTTAGGTCTTTGTTTCTTCATGGTCTATCTCCAGTCAATGGAGTTGAAGAAACTTTCCAAAATGAACTTCTTAGGTCGCCATTATCCATTTGAATATTGCTATGCCGCAG gacagagggagtag
- the LOC119282041 gene encoding uncharacterized protein LOC119282041, which yields MAAATMIPSTLAECDGYNEAFLLELRCHITNRPNATTAWGATSSRVPIQVTFHATQPPLPSYLCVHCPGLDFHRSAPRVVATDADLVLLRIPINPNAPDDVKSWDFFLYRPRAHKLNLLPNPHPRSFHDSATALLSRDSGAWYAVAAISNWSPVYESETESSSDAPIIRWEFQLHLYRSYSCDSEAWITMPMSVDELVRDKLVPLPDSPVCKKRYHETAKTITLGGERGTVAWVDLWRGILLCDVLVERPVIVQDIPLPVPARENWGRLLWQLDPNYIRDVAMSRHKDTIKYIEMEIWTPRMLHKDPDSYLDWVRCKPSVTQVTPGGWKAKTWSLAIPPVGAGSLADWQPDLEIGVEHCNIDDDDLLSDSDSGSDATLRLEKLRMAMANPSRPTISIYDSHIVYFISSIKPEGMEKLEMLIAVNVRNKILLGVAQRAAQKNINPMPAFLTSEICTYLSKSAGTSVQLKRTEKEAVKPTHKKEGKPTRVQVDERTGKTRPPVNPGVMNTLEHSLRRLGEQMKDAETGDQGAC from the exons ATGGCCGCCGCCACCATGATTCCGTCTACCCTTGCCGAGTGCGACGGCTACAACGAGGCCTTCCTCCTCGAACTGCGGTGCCACATCACCAACCGTCCCAACGCCACCACCGCCTGGGGCGCCACGAGCAGCCGCGTGCCGATCCAGGTGACCTTCCACGCCACCCAACCGCCGCTCCCCTCCTAcctgtgcgtccactgtcccggccTCGACTTCCACCGGTCTGCGCCCCGGGTCGTCGCCACCGACGCGGACCTCGTGCTCCTCCGCATCCCCATCAACCCCAACGCGCCCGACGACGTAAAGTCGTGGGACTTCTTCTTATACAGGCCGCGAGCCCATAAGCTGAACCTGCTCCCCAACCCGCACCCCAGAAGTTTCCACGACTCCGCAACCGCCCTCCTCAGCCGCGATAGCGGTGCCTGGTACGCCGTCGCCGCCATCAGCAATTGGTCCCCGGTGTATGAGAGTGAGACCGAGAGCAGCAGCGACGCGCCCATTATCAGGTGGGAATTCCAGCTCCACCTATACCGCTCCTATTCGTGCGACTCCGAGGCTTGGATCACCATGCCCATGTCAGTGGACGAGCTCGTGAGGGACAAGCTCGTCCCACTGCCGGACAGCCCGGTCTGCAAGAAGCGGTACCACGAGACGGCCAAGACGATCACGCTCGGCGGCGAGCGCGGCACGGTCGCCTGGGTGGACCTCTGGCGCGGCATCCTCCTCTGCGACGTGCTCGTGGAGCGTCCGGTGATAGTCCAAGACATCCCGCTGCCCGTGCCAGCAAGGGAAAACTGGGGTCGTCTCCTTTGGCAATTGGATCCAAACTATATCCGGGACGTCGCCATGAGTAGACACAAGGATACCATCAAGTACATTGAGATGGAGATCTGGACACCAAGAATGCTGCATAAGGACCCTGATTCCTATCTGGATTGGGTGCGATGTAAGCCGAGCGTCACCCAGGTCACCCCTGGTGGCTGGAAGGCCAAAACATGGAGCTTGGCAATACCGCCGGTCGGTGCCGGTTCATTGGCAGACTGGCAGCCTGACTTGGAAATTGGAGTCGAACATTGCAACATTGATGACGATGACCTACTGAGCGACAGCGACAGCGGCAGTGACGCCACGCTGAGATTAGAGAAACTTCGGATGGCGATGGCAAACCCGAGTAGACCCACCATAAGCATATATGACAGCCATATTGTCTACTTCATCTCTAGCATCAAACCTGAAGGCATGGAAAAATTGGAGATGCTGATTGCTGTCAATGTGAGGAACAAAATCCTGCTAGGAGTTGCACAACGTGCTGCCCAGAAGAACATCAATCCCATGCCCGCCTTCCTCACCAGTGAGATCTGCACATATCTAAGCAAGAGTGCAG GCACATCAGTACAACTCAAACGGACTGAAAAAGAAGCTGTTAAGCCAACTCACAAAAAGGAGGGTAAACCAACCAGGGTGCAAGTGGACGAACGGACCGGCAAAACAAGGCCGCCTGTGAACCCAGGGGTAATGAATACCTTGGAGCACAGCCTGAGGCGACTTGGTGAGCAGATGAAGGATGCGGAAACTGGCGATCAAGGAGCTTGTTGA